One part of the Pecten maximus chromosome 1, xPecMax1.1, whole genome shotgun sequence genome encodes these proteins:
- the LOC117334921 gene encoding endo-1,4-beta-xylanase B-like, with amino-acid sequence MSCFSSKVQSGYQGFYVPGFSSKARSWYQGFYLIGLSSKVRSGYQGFYVPGFSSKVQSGYQGFYVPGFSSKVRSGYQGFYVTGLSSKVQSGYQGFYVPGFSSEARSGYQGFYVPGFSSKIQSGYQGFYVTGLSSKVQSGYQGFYVPGFSSKARSGYQGFYVPGFSSKVQSWYQGFYVTGLSSKVQSGYQGFYVLVSPVKPGLGIRVSISLVSPVKPCLGIRISMFLVSPVKPGLGISVSMFLVSPVKPGLGIRVSMSLVSPVKSSLGIRVSMSLVSPVKSSLCIRVSM; translated from the coding sequence ATGTCCTGTTTCTCCAGTAAAGTCCAGTCTGGGTATCAAGGTTTCTATGTCCCTGGTTTCTCCAGTAAAGCCCGGTCTTGGTATCAGGGTTTCTATTTAATCGGTCTCTCCAGTAAAGTCCGGTCTGGGTATCAAGGTTTCTATGTCCCTGGTTTCTCCAGTAAAGTCCAGTCTGGGTATCAGGGTTTCTATGTCCCTGGCTTCTCCAGTAAAGTCCGGTCTGGGTATCAAGGTTTCTATGTAACCGGTCTCTCCAGTAAAGTCCAGTCTGGGTATCAGGGTTTCTATGTCCCTGGTTTCTCCAGTGAAGCCCGGTCTGGGTATCAGGGTTTCTATGTCCCTGGTTTCTCCAGTAAAATCCAGTCTGGGTATCAAGGTTTCTATGTAACCGGTCTCTCCAGTAAAGTCCAGTCTGGGTATCAAGGTTTCTATGTCCCTGGTTTCTCCAGTAAAGCCCGGTCTGGGTATCAGGGTTTCTATGTCCCTGGTTTCTCCAGTAAAGTCCAGTCTTGGTATCAGGGTTTCTATGTAACCGGTCTCTCCAGTAAAGTCCAGTCTGGGTATCAGGGTTTCTATGTACTGGTTTCTCCAGTAAAGCCCGGTCTGGGTATCAGGGTTTCTATATCCCTGGTTTCTCCAGTAAAGCCCTGTCTGGGTATCAGGATTTCTATGTTCCTGGTTTCTCCAGTGAAGCCCGGTCTGGGTATCAGTGTTTCTATGTTCCTGGTTTCTCCAGTGAAGCCCGGTCTGGGTATCAGGGTTTCTATGTCCCTGGTTTCTCCAGTGAAGTCCAGTCTGGGTATCAGGGTTTCTATGTCCCTGGTTTCTCCAGTAAAGTCCAGTCTGTGTATCAGGGTTTCTATGTAA